NTTTCACACGTATAATAACGAATTTAAGGGTTGttctaaaagttaaaatttgtgaaatattttaaaatatagttctAGAAAtgttttggatttggattgtTCTATGTTAagattttaaatgaaatatctATGTAGAACACAAATTAATAGCcatgtttattttatgaatttagttttttttaataataaaatttgtgtgCTGAGTAGTTTCATTTACGTTTGGTATGTATAAAAGATATAGGTATGAGAATGTGAAAATATGAGaggaaaattttgggttataattaattaaaaaaattaatcatggATGCaccaaattcatttaaaactatatatatagaggaAATATTAGACTAAATGTGGAAGAAAGGGTATTAtcgtaaaaaaaattcttaaataaaatttctgaTGATACTTAGGCCCAATAGTCTCAGCCCACCGGCCCAGGAGcacatctatatatatatatatatgaattttcttatttcaaaaaatagaaactagTTTCCTCCTCTCAGGAGTCGGAAATCAGAAGTATTTGAACCCTAATTTCTAGTAAATCGGACGAGATTGAAGGATGTCGGGGGTCACAAACACGCAGCAGGAGGAAGACAAGAAGCCTAACGATCAATCGGCGCATATCAATCTGAAGGTCAAAGGCCAGGTTGGTTTCCTTCTCGAGAAATTAAGTTTATGCTTGAAGGTTTTAATGCTGCTGATATTTCTCTCATATGTTCGTAGTCTCTTGATGTTTTCTggctttttccttctcttttctcgCTCTTTCTACTATCGAATTGCTTTTGGGTGTTACCGAAAGTTGAATCCCGAAAATGGaactttttttgttcatctttccCTCTCAGAATCTAGCAAAAGTCAATTAAGTGATAGATGGAATTGTAGTTTCCATTTTTTGTGTAATAGTTAACAAAATTCATGTCATAGCTTTGATTGATCTTTTTGGCAAAGACTTCGTAGCTGCATGCTGTTATAAACTACTATCTGGGATACTGGGAGTGAATTTTACATAGCCGCTGGTCTTCCTGTCCTGTCCTAGATAAGCTAGTGATTTTTTGATATTCTTCTAATATACTTTTCATTGGGATGGACTCATCACTTGTGCATCGAATATCTGCTCGATTGTTGCCTTGCTGAGCATTGGCTGCACATTTACATTTTTGATCTTTCAAACTGCACTGTTGGGATATTTATCTATGCATGAGTACTAAAGCATTTGTGGGGTTCCTTTAAGCTTCAATGAGTTGGAGTTTCTCAAAATTCTTTCACTCTATGGTCTCCGTTGTGAGTAATGGTACAAATTATAGTGATTTGATTGGAGGACCGGTTTAATCTATCTATTGAGTTAATTTCTCAgtttcttttctgttctttgtttCACTTCAGCTTGTACTGTTTCCTTTCTCCTTCATTCTTCTTTATCAAGTTGATTATTACATCAATTCGTTCTTAATCAATTTTtgttagaaatatttttcttgatcTTCCTATAGTGGGATGGATTCCTTGTTGCATTGTTTCACTTTTCTCcataaaagttaattttttgtaCCAAAGAAGTATGTTCTGAATCTTTGATTTCCTATAGGATGGGAACGAGGTGTTCTTCAGGATTAAAAGGAGCACTCAGCTGAAGAAACTAATGAATGCTTACTGTGATCGACAATCTGTGGATCTGAACTCCATTGCTTTTCTATTCGATGGTCGTCGTCTTCGAGCAGAGCAGACCCCGGACGAGGTATCCCTTTCTCTAATCTAAGCACAATTAGATACCCTAGTATGgaatttcatgaatttttagtAAAATCATGTAATTTTTCCCAGCTAGAGATGGAGGATGGGGATGAGATCGATGCAATGTTGCACCAAACAGGTGGATCGAGTGGTTGATATGGGATACGTGGTCCTTTAGTATCTGTATTCtgattgaaaaaggaaaatgtggGTCATTTAGATTCTTGCAGGTGGTTTATATTAGGTGTAGATTCTGGAAAGACTTCCCAAAGTTTATGCTTTATGTTGTGGCTTGGCTCGTTGTATGGATTGAACGCTCTGCTTATTTGCTAAGTTAATTACAATGTACCTTCCTGGTTTCCtcctcatatatatatatatatatatgtatatatagatatataccAAACCCACTTGgaagattttgaaaatggtTTAGTCTCTCGTCGTGAATCCAACGCAATTGATAGAAAAAAGTGTTGGGAATTTCTAATATCCTTTGGAATTTGGATTTTATAATATtcgaattgttttttttttattattctctGATACTTGTAAATAGTGGGAATCGAATTAGatgttttgtattatttaattaattcaggggtttttaattaaaaaatgttgggtACATTAAGGCTAATTATAGCTTGTTTATCatattaaaatgtttagaTATCCTAAAGGTGGGCCTTCTGATAGTCAAAGCCCAGTAAAAGTGAGGCCCAAATTGCCATAGAAAGCCCATTTGTCTATTAGGGTTTGTGTTTGACGTCTATAAAATCTGACCGTCATCTTCCCCATTTGTCTATTCTGATTCAATCTGCTTTCTTAGCTTCAGTCTTCTTGGATTCATAAGCAaggtattttattattgtttttattttattttatttattttagtcttgAGTTTATATCCCAATGAGGAAATCCTGGAAATTGCAAGTGCCGTATGACACTTAgtgaatgatatgaaatgGATATCTGAgggattcttcttcttcttcgtcgtgCCGACTCTCCACCACGGGTGACTGAAAGAAGGCTTACCGGCGACACCATTACCGGAAAACCTACGTAGCCGATCTCCCCATCTCTAATGTCAATTATTTCGAAACTAAATCCCGATTTAATTGGTTTAGGTTAGTCCGATCAGTGAGGGCAAAATGGTCAATTTGcataatgttttttattaaataattaaaaattatttagcaACAAATATTCCACCCCATTACCAACGTGGCATCCTCCTCCACAGTATCCGATTCCAcggaaactaaaagcaaaagTGGGATACCCGGATTaacctttatatatatatatatatatatatatatatatatattctttaaaaaatgctttcaaattcaattctaTTGATCATCTAACTTGACTATATAGCTGCCATCATTCTAGCGTTCATTTTTATTCCTCGCAAGACAagaatctcatttttttttaagatggaAGAAGTGAGAAAATTTGAGCATTTGAGCTTACTTAGATAGTTTATGGGTATTAATTTGTGAAAGTTAAAAGAGTTTATTGAATTTTGGACCAtagaagaattgaaaatggTAAGCTGGCCCGTATGCAGCTAGATTCTCCATAAAAATACCACATTATAagaaaccataaaaaaaaactaaatgggaAACTTTATGCGGGACAAATTCCATCCCCACACATTCACACATTTTAAGttgaaatctctccctctctccccAAACTGAATAGAAAATTAGGCCAAGTtttaaacccaaaattttgatgTTAAGCTATGCCTGTGCTTGCAATATATAAGTAACTCGATCCCCACGAAGTCGGTCCAAGTGGTCGAGGACGAGCAAAGGAAGGAAAggaatatgaaaatttgattaaaatcaATTGAATAAACATATGCACTGGATTtctttaaaactatatataggggaaacattatattaaatgtGGTTTTAAGTCATTACCAAAAAGGGTACTTTCGTAAAAcaatataaatgattttttatttttattttttatttataaaaaatttatgttgaTAGTGAGGTCCATAGATGAGTTATTGGGCCAATAGTCTGAGCCCATTGGCCCACTGtatatgatttctttttttttaaaaaggaaatacTTATTTCCTCTTTTCAGGAGTCGGGGAAATCAGAAGGATTTGAACCCTAATTTCTGGCAAATCCGCAGATTGAACAATGTCGGGGGTCACGAACACGCAGCAGGAGGAGGACAAAAAGCCCAACGATCAATCGGCGCATATCAATCTGAAGGTCAAAGGCCAGGTTGGTTGGTTTCTTTCTGGAGGAATTAAGTTCATGCTTGAAGGTTTTAATGCTGATATTTCTTCAATGTGTTTGTTGTCTCTTGATGCTTTCTGGCTTTTgccttctcttttctctctctttctactATTGAATCGCTTTTTGGTTGTTACGGAAAATTGAATCccgaaaatgaaaaaaaaaaaaattcatctaattatgttttgttttttgtttttttgtttttttttttttttcccttcgaAACTCTCTCTCAGAATCAGCCAAGTCAATTAATTGATAGGTGGAATTATAGTTtccatttgtttttgtaatatttgCAGTTTTGGTCGCATTCAGActgttccatttttctttttgtttgttatacTCACTCTGGGTAACAAAATCCTGTCGTAGCTTTGATTGTTCTTTTGGCGAAGACTTCGTAGGTGCCATGCTGCTAAAGTACTTCTGGGTTACTTGGGAATGAATTTTACATAGATGATCAAGACCGAGTGCTGGTCCTCCTGTCCTGTCCTTGATAATCTATTGATTCTTTGATATTCTTCTAATATACTTTTCATCGGGATGGATTTGCCACTTGTGACCTGCTGGGTTGTGGCCTTGCCGAGTATTGACTGCACATTTACTTTTTTGATCTTTTAAACAGGGCTTTTGGGGTGTTTGTTTAGCTTGAATACATGAGCATTTGTGGGGTTTCTCTGAAATTTGGTTGTattcttttgttcattttgtttgaataCATTACgaaatagatttttttcaatatcacTTCCAATGGCGTggttttaatgtattttaaagaTTCATGTAAATGTGTTCTAAACCAAGCcttaaaaaatagaatggaTTTTCTAAGCTTCTATGAGTTGGGAGTTTCTCACAAATCTTTCACTATTTCAACGAAAGGATCAGTTGGgccattaaattaaataagaatagTGCTGTAAAGTCTGGCACATGTCTAAGCAGCAGAAGAATTAAGTCTATGAGCCATCTTAATAGTCAATACATACCATGGGAATGTACATCTGtgtggttttaattttttttaaaccttgagaggaatgCCGCTTTGTGGTCTTCGTTGTGATTATTGATACAAATGACAGTGAATTGAGTGGACAATCGGTTTAATCTATCTACTgagttattcttttttaataaggCTAGGAAGAGCAAGGAGATTGAAAGTGCTTGTGAATGCTTAGCTCCATTTTTCTgtcccaaaattttctatcttGGAGTGATTGATCCAATGTATTCATCTTCATAGTTAATACATTCCATGGAAATAATTTTCTTGATCTTCCTATTGTGGGATTCCTTTTGTGGgcttatttttaatatgccTTATTGCATCGTTTCACTTTTCTCCATCAACAAAATTATGGGTTTGTATTTGTGAAAGACTAACCTCttaattctgaaattttgatttcctATAGGATGGGAACGAGGTGTTCTTCAGGATTAAAAGGAGCACTCAGCTGAAGAAACTAATGAATGCTTACTGTGATCGACAATCTGTGGATCTGAACTCCATTGCTTTTCTATTCGATGGTCGTCGTCTTCGAGCAGAGCAAACTCCCGACGAGGTATCCCTTTCCCTGATATAAGCACCCCATTAGATACcctaatattaaaattcatgaatttttagtAAAAGCATGTAATTTTTACCAGCTAGAGATGGAGGATGGGGATGAGATTGATGCAATGTTGCACCAGACGGGTGGATCCAGTGGTTGAAGTACGTGGGGTGTTGGATATGCTCCTTTAGTATTAGTATTTTATGTGTGTCATAATTATCTGCTTAAGCCAGCAGACTTCTAATCCCTgatgtcaatattattattattattatcttctCGTATCACTTGTTACTTGGGTGGTTGTATGGATTGAAAGCTTCAGCAGGAAGCATTAGTAGCACATTTGGGAAGTTAATTACAATGTACCAACCTGTTTTTTCCTCCTTCACTTTGAAAATGGTAgaccattttaatttcatttgaaaGCTTCAGCAGGAAGCATTACTAGATGATTTGGAATCGCGAATACCATTAATTCATTTGAACCACACAGAatgcttcaaaaaaaataaatgctgATTCGAtctttacttttatatttcttataatatttttcatcagACGATTCGCTTTTGAATAATATGTCAAAATACTTCAACGTTTCATTTTAAGTTCTTCGTATCACGTTTCGCTTTCGAATAATATGTCAAAATACTTGGAACGTCATGTCAAATAAAGTGGAGAGAAAACAATGTTCTCTCTTAAATTGCGATAACTTGCAGTTCGGgatttgatttcttatttAGACAGGAAATCCCTACCCGCGCgctatatctatatctatatatatatatatatatatatatacattcacagtcaataaaaaatcttttacCTTTGGAATATGCAAACTCTGTACACTAATTTTGCATGTTATTTACATCCGGTGATTTACAGCACATCATCTGGAAAGGAAACTAGAATTGATCTCAATTGGGAGGGACCAAAGGTACAAGACCATACAACTTAACCTAAACCTAAAAGATAGTTCAACTAATTCAGGCATATAATCTCTCGCTACCTTGATCTTCAGTAATTTGAACCCTCCAACCTCGTGTTGTTgtaggggaaaaaaagaaaactcatgCTACTTTGTATGGTATAGTTACGCTGCCTCCTCCGCTAAGATGTGCCTCGAGCCATGTCTTTCGATTAAAATGTACTAAGTATGCATGAGGGGTTTATTATCTTCTATGCGTCGTAATCATCTGCTTAAGCCAACAGACTTCTAATCCGTGTGAACCTTACGGTTTTCCAAGGACTGAACACAACAAAATCATCGAACAGGTTCAGGCGTTAGATCTCAGATTTCTCAAGggctttaaaattttactacAAACTACTCCAAGAACTATGGGAATAACCATTACACTACTTATTAGAAAGAATGAGATTGAAAACAACCTGTCCATATACCCTAGACAGACGTTGGGGCTTGTACATGCGTCTACTGCTGCTTGCTTCCTGCTCTGAGCCTCGCATTCGACCACATAATCTTTCAAAACATTCCTGAACATAATTATAGATGCTATTGCATCATGGAAGAAGTGATAAATTAGTGACACTTTCTTCTATTTAcacaaaaaaattgtgaattaTACTTAGCAAAACCTGAAGCCAACCTGAGCCGATGTCTGTTGCAGGCAGTGAAGAAGGCAACAAATCCATTTAAAATACTTCTAAGAGCTCTAAAAACCTGAAGCAAAAAAATCGCTACAGTAATCGAAAAGTTGGCACAGTATAACACGAGTAGTTATTGTTCGATGTATAGTACCTGAGAGAAGAGATCATTCCAAAGTGTACGCCAAATGGAGACCTCAGAAGTGGCAACTGTTACCTCTGAAACAGAAGCAACTTGAAAAACACTACAAAGAACTTGTTGTACGTCTCCGAACATCTCATAAATGCCGGTGCATATGTAAGTGACGAAACTAGCTAATGAAAGAATGGTTCTGATCGGAACATGTAGTATTTCTGAAATGATCCTCAATGCAGGAAGCAAAATCATTGTTACTGCAGAAAAAAGAAGGGGATTAGAAATGTAGTGAGAAAGATAAGGAATAAACAGGAAAAGCAGTATAAACTCACCACAGCTCCACAAGGTTGAGAAAATGAACCATATTGGCAAGAGCAACAACTCAACTGAGTCAACAACCATATCGCCACAAAAGTCTATCACATCCCAGATCACTGAAAAGAAGTTCCCAACAACTTCGATACAAGTATTACAAATAGGAAGAACGAATCCTAGAAGTTCCACGACCGGACTTGCCAACGGTTGAGCCAAAATTGCAAGAAAAGATCGTGCGGTACGTGAAATAGTAAGAAACCATGTAAGagatttctcaaaattatgtAAGAACAACATTGTTCCCAAGTATTTGATCCTTGATACCATCTCCCAATGCTCAATCCAATCAAAAAGGGGTCCACACAAACGTGACGCTGCTGCCTTCAAAAGCGGGACATTTTTGTATAAATCATAGAATCCTATGAGAACGGTGATAACCGATACCAGTACATACAAAGCTCTTGCAAAAGGGCACATCCACGGACGATAGACGTGACAAAACACAGGGTAAGATTGAAGGAAGATGACCCAAGATGGAAGACCAGCTTCTAACAAAGTGAGCAACCGTAGATCAGACATTATTACTTGCTTTAACTTAAATGGAAGGTCGCGATCATTGAacctaaacaaaattaatacatCTTTGTATTGTGTAGCCTCAACTACATCTTGACAATTAGCATCATAAATCTCTGAGACACTGGGGAAACCACTAGTCCTGGTCTCCATCTCATCCAGATTGGTATCATCTTCATTATCTGAGCCAATAAATCTTGTTacttttcttctcttgttAGGACCAGTAGGAGGAGGCGTCTGTAGTGTATTCGCACTGTCTTCTACAGTTGTAGAATGTAAGTTTAGTTCACCATCAGTGCACTCCAGAAGATCGTCATTAATGCAAAAGTTTTTGTAGGAGATAATCTCGTCCTCCATAATTGGAATGCTATTATTGAGGAAATTGTCttcaatatcatcaaattcatcTACAGCATCATAGAAAATTTCTCCTGAAAAATggcattgaaaatgaaattgtgaaGTGGACACTTTCGAGACCATCGCTGGCGAACTGAAACATCTTAGTAGccagaggaaaagaaagcaaaagtgATTCCCGTAGTAGCGGCAAGCGAAATGGGAGCAGCCTAAACCGTGAAAATGGGGTTGTGGGATAGCAAGCTCAAGCAGGTAAGCCATCAGCTACTCAATAGTTTCAACCAAAGGACATGCTTAAATCATACAAGCGGATTGAACCAAATTCTACTATGCagtttcaaatataaaaactgGATAATAATCATGTTACATTTGTTGACGAACATTTGAAGGCAATACATAATTGATATAATCTAGAGACTCGAATAGAAAGAATTTGTTGAAGAAGACGAGGGATCGTGCTACCGATCCGCACACCATAGCCAGAACTATGTCAGTTGTTACAAAGGCTACAAATAACAATATGCTCAAAGCATTGCAAGATCATTATCAAACAAAGCACTTTGTAAATCATCCTAGATATAGTGAAGAATCAAGTGATCTAAAAATCAATGCAACCAGTGCACTGATCTAGCCTCCACACGTGAACAACAGAACGTACATACTTGCATTCATAGTATTATCTACGTCAGTATTAATTCGAAACACTAACATTACCTGTGACTGATTCCAAATAACTCTTCAACAGTTGCTCATCCGAGGGTGAACccaagaaccaagaagatACGCTCCCCGCAGCATGAGATATGCAATCAAATTCCCATCGTTGCATATATTTAGACTCTACGGCCAGAGAGGTATCCGTCTGCAGGTGAGATGAAAATGATTGAGCACAGACAACTACAAGACAGCAAACCGACGAAGCAGGTGGAAGGGTTGGTACCTGAAGCTCATTTAAGTAGTTTATACCTCTAACATTGCTCCatgaaacttcaaaaacaataaaaccaTACAATGTGCAATGCAGTTCATTGTTTAGGATAAAAGATTTTCGAAGGTTCTCCACAGGAGGcataggaagaagaagaagtttcTTATGAGA
The Cucurbita pepo subsp. pepo cultivar mu-cu-16 chromosome LG16, ASM280686v2, whole genome shotgun sequence genome window above contains:
- the LOC111777886 gene encoding small ubiquitin-related modifier 1 translates to MSGVTNTQQEEDKKPNDQSAHINLKVKGQDGNEVFFRIKRSTQLKKLMNAYCDRQSVDLNSIAFLFDGRRLRAEQTPDELEMEDGDEIDAMLHQTGGSSG
- the LOC111777588 gene encoding uncharacterized protein LOC111777588 isoform X1 is translated as MSFGSRFQWLVHSIFVQCSTVFHQFSDLQSYLSDLNLFVAHESKKFLILVDNRPWLREFGSRPARLWQLMVTKSRLSPFANRKVRRDRNSKRVAYQRPKITKKKKCLWFSLINAVTLSHKKLLLLPMPPVENLRKSFILNNELHCTLYGFIVFEVSWSNVRGINYLNELQTDTSLAVESKYMQRWEFDCISHAAGSVSSWFLGSPSDEQLLKSYLESVTGEIFYDAVDEFDDIEDNFLNNSIPIMEDEIISYKNFCINDDLLECTDGELNLHSTTVEDSANTLQTPPPTGPNKRRKVTRFIGSDNEDDTNLDEMETRTSGFPSVSEIYDANCQDVVEATQYKDVLILFRFNDRDLPFKLKQVIMSDLRLLTLLEAGLPSWVIFLQSYPVFCHVYRPWMCPFARALYVLVSVITVLIGFYDLYKNVPLLKAAASRLCGPLFDWIEHWEMVSRIKYLGTMLFLHNFEKSLTWFLTISRTARSFLAILAQPLASPVVELLGFVLPICNTCIEVVGNFFSVIWDVIDFCGDMVVDSVELLLLPIWFIFSTLWSCVTMILLPALRIISEILHVPIRTILSLASFVTYICTGIYEMFGDVQQVLCSVFQVASVSEVTVATSEVSIWRTLWNDLFSQVFRALRSILNGFVAFFTACNRHRLSIYNYVQECFERLCGRMRGSEQEASSSRRMYKPQRLSRVYGQSLENRKVHTD
- the LOC111777588 gene encoding uncharacterized protein LOC111777588 isoform X2, which produces MMGNVDDDRCVFPLTNLQIGDLQSYLSDLNLFVAHESKKFLILVDNRPWLREFGSRPARLWQLMVTKSRLSPFANRKVRRDRNSKRVAYQRPKITKKKKCLWFSLINAVTLSHKKLLLLPMPPVENLRKSFILNNELHCTLYGFIVFEVSWSNVRGINYLNELQTDTSLAVESKYMQRWEFDCISHAAGSVSSWFLGSPSDEQLLKSYLESVTGEIFYDAVDEFDDIEDNFLNNSIPIMEDEIISYKNFCINDDLLECTDGELNLHSTTVEDSANTLQTPPPTGPNKRRKVTRFIGSDNEDDTNLDEMETRTSGFPSVSEIYDANCQDVVEATQYKDVLILFRFNDRDLPFKLKQVIMSDLRLLTLLEAGLPSWVIFLQSYPVFCHVYRPWMCPFARALYVLVSVITVLIGFYDLYKNVPLLKAAASRLCGPLFDWIEHWEMVSRIKYLGTMLFLHNFEKSLTWFLTISRTARSFLAILAQPLASPVVELLGFVLPICNTCIEVVGNFFSVIWDVIDFCGDMVVDSVELLLLPIWFIFSTLWSCVTMILLPALRIISEILHVPIRTILSLASFVTYICTGIYEMFGDVQQVLCSVFQVASVSEVTVATSEVSIWRTLWNDLFSQVFRALRSILNGFVAFFTACNRHRLSIYNYVQECFERLCGRMRGSEQEASSSRRMYKPQRLSRVYGQSLENRKVHTD
- the LOC111776876 gene encoding small ubiquitin-related modifier 1 — translated: MSGVTNTQQEEDKKPNDQSAHINLKVKGQDGNEVFFRIKRSTQLKKLMNAYCDRQSVDLNSIAFLFDGRRLRAEQTPDELEMEDGDEIDAMLHQTGGSSG